GTTTCGTGGAGGTTCCATTCCTCCACACTCGCAAACCATACTGCTTAGTCGGAGAGATTGTCCTTTGATGTCGCTCGACGCCGGCGACTTTACGGTTGAACTACTTTCGTGCCTTCTGGGGAATGTATCCAGGACCAAAGACATAGCCATGGCCTTGATTTCGCTCCCCCGCCGGAGAAATCATTGGTAAGCTTCGAATAGGTTTTTCTGGACCTCGTTTGGCCAATGTCAGAGTTTCCTTATCCAAGTAGATTCCCGCATTTGTATTCAGAGAAAATAGAGCACTATCATTTGCATCACGTTCCGAGTTCCTCTTGCGCACATTCCCATTTCCGACGGCTTGAAAAGATACAAACCACGAATTTCCTTCATCCAAAATTATAATGTTTTCAAAATATTCTGAGTCATCCAGAATCAGTATATTTCGTGCGGCTTGAATTATCCGCCCAACATTTTCCAATGTTGGCCTACTAGTCCTTCCATCCCGAAAAGGGAAGGCCTCACGAGACAGGAAAAATACAGTTGGATAGATTGGCACGTAATCCACCTTGCGCGAATCTTGTGCAAAATTCGTCAAGCAGAAAATGACTGCAAATACAATAAATCGGCTCATTTTTCGCATCCAGTCATTATAGCATCAACAAATTCCTTACTGGAGGTAACTTCGATGCCAGGCGAACTACTCAGCACTGGATAGGATCCTCTATAAGATGATAATTCACCTGACTTGTCCTCAATTGCCTTCACTCCAACCGAAATTACTGTCGCACTTTCGGGATTGAATAATACGATTGGTACTACTGGCGCCCCGGTGCTAAGTGCTACCGATTCGGGAAGATCTGATGAATTCACGCGGGAAGAGTGCGTCATGAATATCGCAATCACGCCAATCTCCTCAATCGTTTCTTCTATGATCTTACTTTGGAAGTAGCTATTCAAAGCCTCTGAACTTGAGAAAATATGTGTATCAAATACTTCTAGCGCTTTCCCCGTGACTATATCTCCGATGACTGCAGGGGCTTCATTCTTCCCACCAAAGATTACTTGAGTGAGTTCAGCTATCATTTCTCCCCACTTGTTGAATGCAGTCCCAGCTCTATCTATTAGTTGCTTGCGCTTGTCGCATGGCAACTGCTGAAGTTTTTCAACCAGTCTCTTAGTAGTCGGATTTCTCTCTGTTTCAATTGGAGTTGGATCCGATGAACCACCCCCTTCGTCCGAACTGCTGTCTCCGCTACCGTAGTCCACAGTTGTGTCGCCGTAGTCGAGATACCATTCAGCCGCGGAATATCCATTACTACGGATCCGCGCCGCTGTAACAGTGAACGCATCCAACTCGATGATTTCTTTGAGTCCGAGATCATCCCATTTATTGATTGGGTTGTTTCTCACGAAGGCATACAAATTCAATCCTCCGTTCTCCTGAATCGGATCCCGGCCGATGAAGCGGCCGGTTTTTGGGTCGTAGAATCGTCGGCCATAGTTGTACAGCCCGATGTCCGAAAAGTATTCCTTGGTTCCGTGGGCGTAGGTGAGGAGACCTATCGGCATGTTGGCAGGCAGGCCACTGGGATAGAATGCCACCTCGCCGAAGGCGCTCAGGCTTCGGCTGTAGCCGCCGCTGAAGCCCCAGATGTTTCCGCGTCCGTCATAGTGCGGCAGGTAGCCGATTCCATTGGACCACACAACGAGCAAGCCTCCGGTGCCGTCGCCGCTCGCATGCCGTCCGGCCAGATCCCTTCCCCAGAGGTATTGCGCGGTCTGCGTGTAGCCTCCCACGGTGTCGTACCGCAGAGCGACACGGTCACCATCGTAGAGGCGCCATGAGGTGCCTGGCACGCTGTAGCCGTAACCGGGCCACGGTTGCCAATAGCCGGTGTACTTCACGAGCCGGTGCCGATAGTCGTAGGCAAAGCTGTAGACCATCGAACCCTTTGTCACCTGAACGAGCCGATTCTCCGCATCGTAGACATTGGTCTGCGTGCCATTGCTGAGGAGATTGCCGTCGGCATCGTGGGTCCACGCGCTGCCCCCAACCGCCGTGTACTGGTTGAGCGCATTGGCCTGATAGGCGGCTCCATTTCCGTCACGCGGTTGCCTTGTTCGTCATAGCTCGACGCTTCCCGGTCCGATGTCAGTTCCGATCGTGGATTGTAGGAGAAGGGAATGCCGGAAAGAGACTGTCCTCCTTGTACTGCGTTTCGATCACGATGCGCGAAAAATCTCATCGCGGGTGTACTCGAAGCGGTGCGCGCTGAAACTCCCGCCACTGTACCGATTGTCATAAGACACGAGATCATCGCGGTGCGCCGCCCAAGTAAGTTCCTTTGTGTCGCTTCCGCCGATCGAAGCCGGCAGCCCTGAATTCGCGAGGTACGTGTAGGTGAATGTCGCCGGTCCGCTGACCGAGGACAGGAGCCCGGTTCCCGCTGCACAGGCGTAGTTCACCCCTTGCCCGAACGCAGTTGAGCCGGTGGGCTGCATCATCGGCGAGCTCTGCGTCCGCCGGCCATAGACATCATGGGTGTATGCAATCGACCCTGTGCCGAATCCAGTCAGCGTCAGCGCCTCGTTGGAGAGTTGATCGTAAGCCGTGTAACTCATTGTACGGCTGCCCACGCCATCGACAACCGTGGCGATGCGCCCGCGTCGGTCGTAGGTGTAGGTGATCCCCGGTGTGCCGTCCGAATAGGTCGTCGACAGGAGCTGTCCGGTGGCCGGGTCGTAGCCATAGTTCGTCACCACCCCGCGCGCCCAGGCGCGCGAGCTCATGCGTCCGGCGGCGTCATACGCATACGTCACGCTCATGGAGTTTGCATCGGTCTTCGCCAGAAGCAACCCTGTCGCCGATCCATATGTCCAAGTCGTCCGGTCATACGCGCCGGTTGTCGCCGTCGGCCAGGTGGCGCCGCTCCAGCCCGTGCCTCCCCGGTAGCTGCGCAGTTCAACGATCTTTCCGCACGAGCAGTAGCTGCGCTCGACCGGGTACGATGCCGATCCCCATTCCCTCACAACCCGGCCATGGAGGTCATACTCGACGCGCCGCGTCTGATTCTTCGCATCGGTGGTGGCGATGCGGCGCCCCGCAGCATTGTACTGGTAAACCTCGGTGATGCGGCTTGCGGCCAGATCGGCGGGATCGATCATGGCGCCGCCTCCTTTCCGCGGCCAAGTCGCGGTGTGAGTTTGCTCGGCGGAGCCGCCTTCTCCGGTCCGCGATCCGGCTTTCGTTCCTGCGCGTTCAGCCGGGATTCAAGTGCGAGCGCCTCCGCGGAAATCGGGTTCACCGCGAGCACGCGGGCCAGTTCGCGCCGCGCAGTTGTGCGGTCGCCGAGAATCAAAGCATGAACCCGGGCCTTGATCAGAATGGCCTGCTCCCGGCGGGCGGGATTCGAGTCCAACTCGCCCAGGAGGGAAAGGACCGCCGCGAAACCCTTTCGCGCTTCGTCCAGGCGGCCGTTCTCAAGATCGGCGCTGGCTTGCGTCCACGCCTTGAAAAACGCCGTTGCCTGAGCCTTCGGCAGGCTCAGCTTCAGGAATGCATTGGGATCCGACGGCGGTGCCTGCTCGCGCGCGGCCGTTTGCCCGCTCAGGCGTCCCTCGCTGGGCAGCACCGCCAGCAGCAGAATCGCCAGCAAAACTCCTTGGACAAATCGCCTGCACGCCGGCGAGCACGCAACGAGATGAAACGATCCTTTACGATTGTCGCGGTAACCGCCTACGGCACGGCAGCTTGTGTGTGTTGGGGGCGAACATGGGGTGCTGCACGAAGCCTCCGTGAATGCGATGATCGGGGGAAGGATCAGAGCCTTGGTGCGCTGCGAGATCAGCCGACACTCCTCAAGGTCCGCAATGAAATTCTTCAGTCACCGCCCCAATTGCGTGAGCTTCGCAAACTTCGGTGAGAGTTTTTTTGCGACACTCTGTTCGTGCCTCGATCTTCATGCCTCTCGTTCAGTCGACCCTCCTGCCAGCCTGCGGGCATTCACCATTTAACCCGTCGTTGAACCGGTGGCCGAATAGGATGCGTGAGCATGCCTCGGTTTGATCGCCCAGCCAGATGAAATGTCCGTGCACCGGCCCCATGCCGGGCAAATTTTTCCTTTGCGCGGGTAGCGTGGGGCGTCTGAATCGAGCGCTTATTCATGCATCTCAAGGCCCTCAAGCTTCATGGGTTCAAGTCATTCGCGGATCCAACCACGCTTCGTTTTGAACCAGGCGTCACTGCGGTTGTGGGGCCCAACGGCTGCGGCAAGTCCAACATCGCCGACGCCATCCGGTGGGTGCTGGGTGAGCAGAGCGCCAAGGCCTTGCGCGGCGGCAGGATGCAGGATGTCATTTTCGAGGGAGCCGACACCCGCAAACCCGCGCAGCTCTGCGAGGTATCCCTGCTTCTGACGGAGTGCGAGAAGCAACTCGGCAGCGAGTTTCATGAGATCGAGATCATGCGCCGGGTGCATCGCGACGGGCAGGGCGAGTATTTTTTCAACGGTCAGCCGTGCCGCCTGAAGGACATTCAGAAGCTATTCATGGACACCGGCATCGGCCGGACCTCGTACTCGATCATGGCGCAGGGGCAGATCGACCAGATCCTGTCGTCGAAACCCGAGGAACGGCGCGCGGTGTTTGAGGAGGCGGCCGGGATCACCAAGTACAAATCGCAGCGTCGCGAGGCGATGCAGAAGCTGGCGATGACCGACCAGAATCTGGCGCGCGTGGCGGATGTGATCGGTGAGGTGTCGCGGCAGATCGGCTCGCTGCGCCGGCAGGCGGCGAAGGCTTTGCGCTACAAGCGGCTCAGTCATCGTCTGCGGCACCTGGCTCTTGCCCAGTCCGGACACCAGCATGGCGGTCTCGCGGGCACGCTTGAGCAGCTTGAAACCCAGGTTGTCGCGCTGCGCGCCGCTGCTGAAACGCGTCGCGTGGAGCTGCAGCAGCGTCAGTCGGCGCTGGAGGAGAAACGCGCCGAGCGTTCGCGTCTCAATCAGCGCGTGCAGGAGGCGCAGCAGGCGACGTACGATCTTCGTTCCGAAAAGGAGCAGGCCGAGAACCAGGCCAACCTCGCGCAGATCAGGCGCACGGGTCTTGTGGAGCGGCTCGAATCCTCGCAGGAGAACCTCGGCGAACTGGAGATGCAGTTGCATGAACTGGCGTCGCAGGTCGATTCCGGCGCGAGCGACAAGCAGATGCAGCTCACGCTCCTCGGCAGTTCCGACGATGTCTTCCAGCAGCGCAACCGCGACCTCGCGATCGTCGAGGGCGAGTTGTCGAAGCACGAGCAGGAGCTGCAGCAGGCGAAGTTCCAGTTGCTCCAGCACGAGAGCACCGTGGCGCGGCTGCGCACCGACACAACCAGCCACGAGATCGACCAGCGGACCAGCGCGCAGCGCCACGACGCGATGACCGAGGAAATCGAAGGCGTGCGCGGACAGCAGGCGGCGGCCGCCGCAGCCCTCGCCGAGGTCGAGGCCCGCGTTGAGGAGGCGATGGTTGAGAAATCGCGCGCGCACCAGGAGGTCGGCGAGGCGCAGCAGGCGATCTCCGATCTGACGAAGGAATTTCGCGAGGCGCAGCGCAGGCTTCAGGAGATCGATCGCGGACTCGCCCAGCGCAGCGCCCGGTTGAAGCTGCTGCAGCAGCTTCAGGAAAAGCTGGAGGGCTTCGGCGAGGGTGCGAAGGCCGTGCTTCAGGGGAGGCTGCAGGACAGTCTCGCCGGGGCGACCGCGACACCGATCATGCAGGGACTCGAGGTGAAGCCCGAGTTTTCCAGGGCGGTCGAGGCGCTGCTGGGGTCGGCGGTGGAAGCGATTGCCGTGGCGGAAATCGGGACCGCGCAGCGGATTCTTGCGCAGTTGGAAAATGAGCAGATCGGCGCCGTTGTGCTCCGCGTGGCGGAGGTTGTCCCGACGGGCGATGCCGCCGCGCGCACGCTGCCCGCGGGACTTCGTCCAGCCAGCGAGGCGCTCGGCGTTGTCGACGAGAATCATCCGGCGCTGGCCCTGCTCGATTCCTGCTACCTTGCGGACGACATCCATGCGTTTCTTGAGTTCTGGAAGGCCAATCCCTCGTTCGCATTCCTGTCCGTGGCCACACGATCGGGCAGTCTGGTCGACCGTCGCGGTCTCGTCTACGGCGGGCACCGGAAGAAGTCGTCGAACAGCATCATGCAGCGCGAGGTGGACCTGCGCGAAACGGCGCGCGCGCTGGCGGATGATCAGCTTCAGCACGATTCGCAGCGGCAGGCCATCGACGCCCTGCAGGCGCGGCTGGCGGAGAACGAGGCGCGACTCGAGCAGGCGCGGCAGGATTTGCTGCTCGTGACGCAGAGTGTGGCGTCGGTTCAGCAGGAGCAGCGCGGCGCGGCAAGGTCCTGCGAGGACATCGGCAACCGTCTCGCTCGCCTGGAGCACGAGGTGTCATCGCTCGAGCAGGCGCGGCATGAGGCGGAGGCGAGATTTGAAAAGGCGCAGCGCGGCCTGGCGGAGGCCAACGCCGCTGCTGAAGCTCAGCGTGAGCGCATTGGCGCGCTCGAGGCGAAGATCGTTGAACTGCGCACCAATCGCGATGTGAAGCGCGAGACGCTCGCGCAGGCCCGCCTTGAACTCGCGGAGCACCGCCAGCGCGTGGAGGTGCTCGACCGCGGTCTCGCCGACATGCAGCGCCGCAGCAGCCAGCTCTCCGAGCTGCTGATTCAGCGCCAGCAGGAAATCGAGGTCTGGACCGCGCAGGTTTCCGAGCTCGAACAGGATGCCGCCCGGCAGAAGACCCGTTCCGCCCAACTGGCGGAGACTCTCGTGGTCGCGCAGGAACAGGTCGAGGTCATCCGCTGCGAGCTGGTGGCGATCGAACAATCCATCACCGGAGTCGAGTCCGGGCAGCTCGACATCCGCAATGACGCGGACCGTGCGCAGGCGGAGCTGAACCGCTGCGAAATTCGGCTGGCGGAGGACAGGCAGCGCGCGGCCTTCATCGAAGAGGAGGTGCAGCGGGAGTTCCAGATCCGCGTGGGCACGTACGACTGGCGCGCGCTGCTCTGGCGCTCGGATGACGATCCGCCCGACCTGAAGCAGCTTGACCTCGATGAAGAGGATGAGGATGCGGGCTCGCATTCGGGCGGCAGCCAGCCGGCGTCCGCAGAATCGGATGTGGCGACTGCCGCGCAGTCGACTGGGACCGCGTCTCCGGCACCGGCGCGGCGCAGGAAAAAGAAGGGTCCGCGCCCCGATCCCACCGAGGATGACCTGAAGCAGCAGGAGAGCACGGCGGACTGGGTGGCCATCAAGGCGGAGATCGAAGCGCTGCGGCAGAGGCTCTCCTCGATGGGCGCGGTCAACCTGGTCGCGATCGAGGAGTATTCCGAACTGAAGCAGCGCTATGATTTCCTGAAGACGCAGAATGACGACCTGACGAATTCAAAGGCCTCGCTCCTCGCGATGATCGATGAAATCAACCAGACCTCGCAGAAGCAGTTCTCCGTCACATTCGAGCAGATCAGGAAGAACTTCGCGTACACGTTCCAGACGCTGTTTGGCGGTGGCGTTGCGAATCTCGATTTGATCCAGACGGAGGACATTCTTGAGAGCGGGATTGAAATCACCGCGCAGCCTCCCGGCACGAAGCTCAAGAGTATCTCCCTGTTGTCCGGTGGACAGAAGACCCTGACGGCGGTCGCGCTGCTGTTTGCGCTCTACATGGTGAAGCCGTCGCCATTCTGTCTGCTCGACGAGCTCGATGCGCCGCTCGACGAATCGAACATAGGGCGGTTCACGGACCTGTTGAAGAAGTTCGTGGACGAGTCCCAGTTCATCATCATCACGCACAACAAGCGCACGGTTTCCGCGGCGCAGGCGATCTATGGCGTGACGATGGAGGAGCGCGGCGTGTCGAAGACCGTTTCGATGCGGTTCAATCACCTTGTCGGCGAGGCGGAGGCCGCTCCGGCGACGATCGCCGACGCGGTCCGCGGCTCCCGGGCCCCGGTTGAAGCACCCGCGGAAGTGGGTGTGTAGCGGGGCGAGGTCCCCCGCATCCGGTGAAGCGCGCGCGGGCATCGATCTATTGCTGAACACCGATTGACGGGGAATGGTCATGTGGACGCGACTCCAGAACCTGCTCGGCCTGGGCGAACCGCTTTCGACGGGGGCTTGGGGGGAGCAGGCTGCGGCCGGGTGGCTGGAGCGCGAATGCGGATTCAAGATCCTGGCCCGCAACTGGCGGAGCCCCGGAGACAGGCGCGACGAACTGGATCTTGTGGCGCTGGATGGGGCGATGCTGGTGTTTGTCGAGGTGAAGACCCGGCGTGCGTCGGCCCGGGTGTCAGGATACCATGCGATCAACCGAAGAAAACGCGCCGTCTTGAGAAGGGCCTGTGATGCATTCCTGCGGTGGCTCCCGCCCTCGCAGCGACCGGAGCACTTTCGGTTCGACGTTGTCGAGGTGGCGGTGAAGACGGGCGCCCAGCGAACGGCGACGATCTCCCATTTCAAGAACGCGCCGCTTTTCAGAAGGTACTACCGCCGGTGAGCCGAAGGAGAGTTTTTCCCTTCCCTGAGCATGACAAAGCATGCCCCTCCAACGGAGGGGGGAAAGCGAGCGATGGGTGGATGAATGCGATTCTGGAGGGGCACGCTCCGTCGTGACCGGATTGAGATCGGTGCAGACCGCCGCGTGCCGCCTGAGTGAACCGGCGTCAGTTCAGTTCCTGGAAAACCGGGCGTGAAGCTGGGCGCGGAGGCCCGCCACGACTTCGGTTTGTGCGGGTTGTTTGGCGAGATTGTGGCTCTCCAGCTGGTCGCGGCGGTGATCGTACAACTCCACGCCGTCCGCTCCGGCGGCGCCCCATTCCGTGTAACGCCAGTCTTCTGTCCGGATCGAGCGGCCATTCCGGACCTGGGTGAATGCGGGATACGGCCAGGGAGCGTCCGCATTTTTCAGGAGGGGCGCCAGGCTCCGCCCTTGCAGCGTCACTGGCGCGGGCAGACTGGCCAGCTCGGCCACCGTCGGGTAGATGTCGAGGAATTCGACGATGCGTTCGGTCTTGCCCGGTTTGGCATATCCGGGGCGTGGAACGATGATCAGCGGAGCTCGGGCGGATTCCTCGAACAGGCTTTGCTTCTGCCACTGGCCGTGCTCGCCGAGCAGATAACCGTGGTCGCTCAGAACACGACGATCGTGTTGTCGGTGAGGCCAAGGACATCGAGTTCGTGCAACAGGCGGCCCACCTGCGCATCCATGAATGAAACACACGCGTAGTAGGCGCGGATGATCTCCCGCTGCTGCCGGGTGGTGAGTCCCC
This genomic window from Opitutaceae bacterium contains:
- a CDS encoding RHS repeat-associated core domain-containing protein, with translation MVYSFAYDYRHRLVKYTGYWQPWPGYGYSVPGTSWRLYDGDRVALRYDTVGGYTQTAQYLWGRDLAGRHASGDGTGGLLVVWSNGIGYLPHYDGRGNIWGFSGGYSRSLSAFGEVAFYPSGLPANMPIGLLTYAHGTKEYFSDIGLYNYGRRFYDPKTGRFIGRDPIQENGGLNLYAFVRNNPINKWDDLGLKEIIELDAFTVTAARIRSNGYSAAEWYLDYGDTTVDYGSGDSSSDEGGGSSDPTPIETERNPTTKRLVEKLQQLPCDKRKQLIDRAGTAFNKWGEMIAELTQVIFGGKNEAPAVIGDIVTGKALEVFDTHIFSSSEALNSYFQSKIIEETIEEIGVIAIFMTHSSRVNSSDLPESVALSTGAPVVPIVLFNPESATVISVGVKAIEDKSGELSSYRGSYPVLSSSPGIEVTSSKEFVDAIMTGCEK
- a CDS encoding RHS repeat protein; this encodes MIDPADLAASRITEVYQYNAAGRRIATTDAKNQTRRVEYDLHGRVVREWGSASYPVERSYCSCGKIVELRSYRGGTGWSGATWPTATTGAYDRTTWTYGSATGLLLAKTDANSMSVTYAYDAAGRMSSRAWARGVVTNYGYDPATGQLLSTTYSDGTPGITYTYDRRGRIATVVDGVGSRTMSYTAYDQLSNEALTLTGFGTGSIAYTHDVYGRRTQSSPMMQPTGSTAFGQGVNYACAAGTGLLSSVSGPATFTYTYLANSGLPASIGGSDTKELTWAAHRDDLVSYDNRYSGGSFSAHRFEYTRDEIFRAS
- the smc gene encoding chromosome segregation protein SMC, whose protein sequence is MHLKALKLHGFKSFADPTTLRFEPGVTAVVGPNGCGKSNIADAIRWVLGEQSAKALRGGRMQDVIFEGADTRKPAQLCEVSLLLTECEKQLGSEFHEIEIMRRVHRDGQGEYFFNGQPCRLKDIQKLFMDTGIGRTSYSIMAQGQIDQILSSKPEERRAVFEEAAGITKYKSQRREAMQKLAMTDQNLARVADVIGEVSRQIGSLRRQAAKALRYKRLSHRLRHLALAQSGHQHGGLAGTLEQLETQVVALRAAAETRRVELQQRQSALEEKRAERSRLNQRVQEAQQATYDLRSEKEQAENQANLAQIRRTGLVERLESSQENLGELEMQLHELASQVDSGASDKQMQLTLLGSSDDVFQQRNRDLAIVEGELSKHEQELQQAKFQLLQHESTVARLRTDTTSHEIDQRTSAQRHDAMTEEIEGVRGQQAAAAAALAEVEARVEEAMVEKSRAHQEVGEAQQAISDLTKEFREAQRRLQEIDRGLAQRSARLKLLQQLQEKLEGFGEGAKAVLQGRLQDSLAGATATPIMQGLEVKPEFSRAVEALLGSAVEAIAVAEIGTAQRILAQLENEQIGAVVLRVAEVVPTGDAAARTLPAGLRPASEALGVVDENHPALALLDSCYLADDIHAFLEFWKANPSFAFLSVATRSGSLVDRRGLVYGGHRKKSSNSIMQREVDLRETARALADDQLQHDSQRQAIDALQARLAENEARLEQARQDLLLVTQSVASVQQEQRGAARSCEDIGNRLARLEHEVSSLEQARHEAEARFEKAQRGLAEANAAAEAQRERIGALEAKIVELRTNRDVKRETLAQARLELAEHRQRVEVLDRGLADMQRRSSQLSELLIQRQQEIEVWTAQVSELEQDAARQKTRSAQLAETLVVAQEQVEVIRCELVAIEQSITGVESGQLDIRNDADRAQAELNRCEIRLAEDRQRAAFIEEEVQREFQIRVGTYDWRALLWRSDDDPPDLKQLDLDEEDEDAGSHSGGSQPASAESDVATAAQSTGTASPAPARRRKKKGPRPDPTEDDLKQQESTADWVAIKAEIEALRQRLSSMGAVNLVAIEEYSELKQRYDFLKTQNDDLTNSKASLLAMIDEINQTSQKQFSVTFEQIRKNFAYTFQTLFGGGVANLDLIQTEDILESGIEITAQPPGTKLKSISLLSGGQKTLTAVALLFALYMVKPSPFCLLDELDAPLDESNIGRFTDLLKKFVDESQFIIITHNKRTVSAAQAIYGVTMEERGVSKTVSMRFNHLVGEAEAAPATIADAVRGSRAPVEAPAEVGV
- a CDS encoding YraN family protein, which encodes MVMWTRLQNLLGLGEPLSTGAWGEQAAAGWLERECGFKILARNWRSPGDRRDELDLVALDGAMLVFVEVKTRRASARVSGYHAINRRKRAVLRRACDAFLRWLPPSQRPEHFRFDVVEVAVKTGAQRTATISHFKNAPLFRRYYRR